One Cololabis saira isolate AMF1-May2022 chromosome 18, fColSai1.1, whole genome shotgun sequence genomic region harbors:
- the reps1 gene encoding ralBP1-associated Eps domain-containing protein 1 isoform X4, with product MESLTLSDVEQKYYSELFVYCDTDNTKKVASNGRVLELFRAAQLPSETVLQITELCGATRLGHFGRSQFYIALKLIAVAQAGLPLRVESLNSVKDLPLPRFVVGKNEAEARHAALYQDADGQGLYPAPGAAVIPRPPGRGLPNKKAPPSSSSLPAHEVIQQAPSVEAQPEPTSPVVSPHQSPPTSPPSWRKHKRQHSGGNADRQPVVPGTGAVWTQFREPQTGPVSGDGMWPSHSPPPAGQESWVSFTADTPPSSTLPTMHPSSVQESTTIRTVASAATTNEIQRQSGSYDDPWKITDEQRQYYINQFKTIQPDLSGFIPGSAAKEFFTKSKLPILELSHIWELSDFDKDGALTLDEFCAAFHLVVARKNGYDLPEKLPESLMPKLIDLDDSAEVPETAADVVYSSSPVEVTPSKSPSMPSLNQAWPEMNQSNEQWETFSERSSSSQTLTQFDSNIAPADPDTAIVHPVPIRMTPSKIHMQEMELKRTGSDQNHPTSPLLVKPPDLSEEDKLTASMKFVAANAVGDGYSSSDSFTSDQEPITRQRSESGTPPEALKVVAPPPPPPRPHASHSRSSSLDMNRTFAATSTPGQPQPSTNAFPPAVPPRPLPTQTSAPVAGHRAEAEGAPGGGAALTTTSPQQIPQQPNFADFSHFQAFAVPEQPSSLPEVDKHSEAGQAEKTSEGAAPLRTVKSDGPADDRAPATVNSAKGSSGPLAPPPKPVRRRLKSEDELRPEDEQPGPQKSSVIAAVLATQPSIPRSVGKDKKAIQASIRRNKETNTVLARLNSELQQQLKDLLEERISLEVQLEQLRPFSHL from the exons ATGGAGAGCCTCACGCTGAGCGACGTGGAGCAGAAGTATTACTCCGAGCTGTTCGTGTACTGCGACACGGACAACACCAAGAAAGTGGCGTCCAACGGGAGGGTGCTGGAGCTGTTCCGGGCGGCCCAGCTGCCCAGCGAGACGGTGCTGCAG ATCACAGAGCTATGCGGAGCCACTCGGCTGGGTCACTTCGGCCGGAGCCAGTTCTACATCGCCCTAAAGCTGATCGCCGTGGCCCAGGCCGGGCTGCCTCTGAGGGTGGAGAGCCTCAACTCGG TCAAGGATCTGCCACTGCCCAGGTTTGTCGTTGGCAAGAATGAGGCAGAAGCCAGACACGCTGCCCTGTACCAGGATGCAGACGGCCAGGGCTTGTACCCGGCCCCCGGCGCTGCAGTTATACCCCGACCCCCAGGCAGGGGTCTCCCCAACAAGAAAGCCCCCCCCTCTTCCTCGTCACTTCCTGCCCACGAAGTCATCCAGCAGGCGCCCAGCGTAGAAGCACAG CCGGAGCCGACGTCCCCGGTTGTTTCTCCTCACCAGTCTCCCCCCACCTCTCCTCCCTCCTGGAGGAAACACAAGCGGCAACATAGCGGAGGAAACGCAGACAGACAACCAGTAGTTCCTGGCACTGGAGCGGTGTGGACACAGTTCAGAGAACCGCAAACGG gtcCAGTGAGCGGTGATGGCATGTGGCCGTCCCACTCGCCGCCTCCTGCTGGTCAGGAAAGTTGGGTCAGTTTTACAGCGGACACCCCGCCCTCCAGCACGCTCCCAACGATGCACCCCTCGTCAGTCCAG GAAAGCACAACGATACGAACCGTGGCCTCAGCTGCCACAACCAATGAGATCCAGCGACAGTCCGGTAGCTATGACGATCCCTGGAAAATCACAGATGAGCAGAGACAGTATTACATCAACCAGTTCAAAACCATCCAGCCCGACCTCTCTGGCTTCATACCTG GTTCAGCAGCAAAAGAGTTCTTCACCAAATCAAAGCTACCGATTTTAGAGTTGTCACATATTTG GGAGCTGTCAGACTTTGATAAAGACGGAGCCCTGACCCTGGACGAGTTCTGCGCGGCCTTTCACCTGGTCGTGGCCAGGAAGAACGGCTACGACCTCCCCGAGAAGCTGCCGGAGAGCCTGATGCCAAAACTGATTGACCTGGACGACTCGGCAG AAGTCCCAGAGACGGCCGCTGATGTTGTGTACTCGTCATCGCCGGTGGAGGTCACCCCCAGCAAGTCTCCCTCCATGCCTTCACTAAACCAGGCGTGGCCAGAGATGAACCAGAGCAACGAG CAGTGGGAGACGTTTAGCGAGCGCTCCTCCAGCTCACAAACTCTGACCCAATTTGACTCTAACATTGCACCAGCTGACCCT GACACAGCCATTGTTCACCCCGTTCCCATCCGGATGACTCCCAGTAAGATCCACATGCAGGAGATGGAGCTGAAGAGGACTGGAAGTG ACCAAAATCACCCAACCAGCCCCCTGCTGGTGAAACCTCCAGACCTGTCTGAAGAGGACAAACTCACCGCGTCCATGAAGTTTGTAGCTGCCAACGCTGTGG GCGACGGTTACAGCAGTTCAGACTCCTTTACCTCAGACCAGGAGCCGATCACCCGACAAAG gtctgagtcggGGACGCCTCCAGAGGCCCTGAAGGTGGTGGCTCCACCGCCGCCACCGCCCCGGCCCCACGCCTCCCACTCTCGGTCCTCGTCTCTGGACATGAACCGCACTTTCGCTGCAACATCCACCCCAGGACAACCGCAGCCTTCTACAAATGCTTTCCCTCCTGCAGTGCCTCCTCGACCGCTACCCACACAa ACGTCGGCCCCCGTCGCCGGACaccgggccgaggcggagggcGCCCCCGGAGGCGGAGCGGCGCTCACCACCACCTCCCCCCAGCAGATCCCCCAGCAGCCCAACTTCGCTGACTTTAGCCATTTCCAGGCCTTCGCTGTCCCCGAGCAGCCGTCCAGCCTGCCAGAGGTGGACAAACACAGCGAGGCGGGACAG GCGGAGAAGACATCAGAGGGCGCCGCCCCTTTAAGAACAGTCAAAAGTGATGGTCCAGCAGACGACCGAGCGCCGGCTACAGTCAACTCT GCAAAGGGCTCGTCGGGACCTCTGGCTCCTCCACCAAAACCTGTTCGTCGGCGGTTGAAATCTGAAGACGAGTTACGACCAGAAGACGAGCAGCCCGGTCCGCAGAAATCCAGTGTTATAGCTGCTGTCCTCGCCACGCAGCCCTCCATCCCCAG GTCAGTCGGAAAGGACAAAAAGGCAATTCAAGCCTCGATcagaagaaacaaagaaacaaacacagtGTTGGCGCGGCTTAACAGTGAActacagcagcagctgaag GACCTGCTTGAAGAGAGGATATCCCTAGAAGTCCAGCTGGAGCAGCTCAGACCCTTCTCCCACCTTTAA
- the reps1 gene encoding ralBP1-associated Eps domain-containing protein 1 isoform X1, whose product MESLTLSDVEQKYYSELFVYCDTDNTKKVASNGRVLELFRAAQLPSETVLQITELCGATRLGHFGRSQFYIALKLIAVAQAGLPLRVESLNSDGEPSNLAYSNETKEHIKDLPLPRFVVGKNEAEARHAALYQDADGQGLYPAPGAAVIPRPPGRGLPNKKAPPSSSSLPAHEVIQQAPSVEAQPEPTSPVVSPHQSPPTSPPSWRKHKRQHSGGNADRQPVVPGTGAVWTQFREPQTGPVSGDGMWPSHSPPPAGQESWVSFTADTPPSSTLPTMHPSSVQESTTIRTVASAATTNEIQRQSGSYDDPWKITDEQRQYYINQFKTIQPDLSGFIPGSAAKEFFTKSKLPILELSHIWELSDFDKDGALTLDEFCAAFHLVVARKNGYDLPEKLPESLMPKLIDLDDSAEVPETAADVVYSSSPVEVTPSKSPSMPSLNQAWPEMNQSNEQWETFSERSSSSQTLTQFDSNIAPADPDTAIVHPVPIRMTPSKIHMQEMELKRTGSDQNHPTSPLLVKPPDLSEEDKLTASMKFVAANAVGDGYSSSDSFTSDQEPITRQRSESGTPPEALKVVAPPPPPPRPHASHSRSSSLDMNRTFAATSTPGQPQPSTNAFPPAVPPRPLPTQTSAPVAGHRAEAEGAPGGGAALTTTSPQQIPQQPNFADFSHFQAFAVPEQPSSLPEVDKHSEAGQQAEKTSEGAAPLRTVKSDGPADDRAPATVNSAKGSSGPLAPPPKPVRRRLKSEDELRPEDEQPGPQKSSVIAAVLATQPSIPRSVGKDKKAIQASIRRNKETNTVLARLNSELQQQLKDLLEERISLEVQLEQLRPFSHL is encoded by the exons ATGGAGAGCCTCACGCTGAGCGACGTGGAGCAGAAGTATTACTCCGAGCTGTTCGTGTACTGCGACACGGACAACACCAAGAAAGTGGCGTCCAACGGGAGGGTGCTGGAGCTGTTCCGGGCGGCCCAGCTGCCCAGCGAGACGGTGCTGCAG ATCACAGAGCTATGCGGAGCCACTCGGCTGGGTCACTTCGGCCGGAGCCAGTTCTACATCGCCCTAAAGCTGATCGCCGTGGCCCAGGCCGGGCTGCCTCTGAGGGTGGAGAGCCTCAACTCGG ATGGTGAACCTTCAAATCTGGCTTATTCTAATGAAACGAAAGAGCACA TCAAGGATCTGCCACTGCCCAGGTTTGTCGTTGGCAAGAATGAGGCAGAAGCCAGACACGCTGCCCTGTACCAGGATGCAGACGGCCAGGGCTTGTACCCGGCCCCCGGCGCTGCAGTTATACCCCGACCCCCAGGCAGGGGTCTCCCCAACAAGAAAGCCCCCCCCTCTTCCTCGTCACTTCCTGCCCACGAAGTCATCCAGCAGGCGCCCAGCGTAGAAGCACAG CCGGAGCCGACGTCCCCGGTTGTTTCTCCTCACCAGTCTCCCCCCACCTCTCCTCCCTCCTGGAGGAAACACAAGCGGCAACATAGCGGAGGAAACGCAGACAGACAACCAGTAGTTCCTGGCACTGGAGCGGTGTGGACACAGTTCAGAGAACCGCAAACGG gtcCAGTGAGCGGTGATGGCATGTGGCCGTCCCACTCGCCGCCTCCTGCTGGTCAGGAAAGTTGGGTCAGTTTTACAGCGGACACCCCGCCCTCCAGCACGCTCCCAACGATGCACCCCTCGTCAGTCCAG GAAAGCACAACGATACGAACCGTGGCCTCAGCTGCCACAACCAATGAGATCCAGCGACAGTCCGGTAGCTATGACGATCCCTGGAAAATCACAGATGAGCAGAGACAGTATTACATCAACCAGTTCAAAACCATCCAGCCCGACCTCTCTGGCTTCATACCTG GTTCAGCAGCAAAAGAGTTCTTCACCAAATCAAAGCTACCGATTTTAGAGTTGTCACATATTTG GGAGCTGTCAGACTTTGATAAAGACGGAGCCCTGACCCTGGACGAGTTCTGCGCGGCCTTTCACCTGGTCGTGGCCAGGAAGAACGGCTACGACCTCCCCGAGAAGCTGCCGGAGAGCCTGATGCCAAAACTGATTGACCTGGACGACTCGGCAG AAGTCCCAGAGACGGCCGCTGATGTTGTGTACTCGTCATCGCCGGTGGAGGTCACCCCCAGCAAGTCTCCCTCCATGCCTTCACTAAACCAGGCGTGGCCAGAGATGAACCAGAGCAACGAG CAGTGGGAGACGTTTAGCGAGCGCTCCTCCAGCTCACAAACTCTGACCCAATTTGACTCTAACATTGCACCAGCTGACCCT GACACAGCCATTGTTCACCCCGTTCCCATCCGGATGACTCCCAGTAAGATCCACATGCAGGAGATGGAGCTGAAGAGGACTGGAAGTG ACCAAAATCACCCAACCAGCCCCCTGCTGGTGAAACCTCCAGACCTGTCTGAAGAGGACAAACTCACCGCGTCCATGAAGTTTGTAGCTGCCAACGCTGTGG GCGACGGTTACAGCAGTTCAGACTCCTTTACCTCAGACCAGGAGCCGATCACCCGACAAAG gtctgagtcggGGACGCCTCCAGAGGCCCTGAAGGTGGTGGCTCCACCGCCGCCACCGCCCCGGCCCCACGCCTCCCACTCTCGGTCCTCGTCTCTGGACATGAACCGCACTTTCGCTGCAACATCCACCCCAGGACAACCGCAGCCTTCTACAAATGCTTTCCCTCCTGCAGTGCCTCCTCGACCGCTACCCACACAa ACGTCGGCCCCCGTCGCCGGACaccgggccgaggcggagggcGCCCCCGGAGGCGGAGCGGCGCTCACCACCACCTCCCCCCAGCAGATCCCCCAGCAGCCCAACTTCGCTGACTTTAGCCATTTCCAGGCCTTCGCTGTCCCCGAGCAGCCGTCCAGCCTGCCAGAGGTGGACAAACACAGCGAGGCGGGACAG CAGGCGGAGAAGACATCAGAGGGCGCCGCCCCTTTAAGAACAGTCAAAAGTGATGGTCCAGCAGACGACCGAGCGCCGGCTACAGTCAACTCT GCAAAGGGCTCGTCGGGACCTCTGGCTCCTCCACCAAAACCTGTTCGTCGGCGGTTGAAATCTGAAGACGAGTTACGACCAGAAGACGAGCAGCCCGGTCCGCAGAAATCCAGTGTTATAGCTGCTGTCCTCGCCACGCAGCCCTCCATCCCCAG GTCAGTCGGAAAGGACAAAAAGGCAATTCAAGCCTCGATcagaagaaacaaagaaacaaacacagtGTTGGCGCGGCTTAACAGTGAActacagcagcagctgaag GACCTGCTTGAAGAGAGGATATCCCTAGAAGTCCAGCTGGAGCAGCTCAGACCCTTCTCCCACCTTTAA